In the Nymphalis io chromosome 2, ilAglIoxx1.1, whole genome shotgun sequence genome, one interval contains:
- the LOC126776090 gene encoding uncharacterized protein LOC126776090, with product MARSTTANASNILERFSGSTTSTTTTPTNNIVVVAKSNNGNKRPPIIIYPTVTPESIVVPIVSCIFGFPLLALTVICCLRRRAKLARERARRRNCELDRGELSVVRLSPVKARPRAVSLIRSPRPPPTLELDTVLEERSDPEQTTLSQIEITPDREVGSILFSTIGAVGSAAVSAATCARDS from the exons ATGGCGCGGTCAACGACAGCCAATGCTTcaaatattctagagagattcAGTGGGAGCACCACATCAACAACAACCACCCCCACCAACAATATCGTCGTGGTTGCGAAATCTAACAACGGCAATAAGCGACCACCTATCATCATTTATCCCACTG TGACGCCCGAGTCGATAGTAGTGCCGATTGTATCGTGTATATTTGGCTTTCCATTATTGGCGTTAACAGTTATATGTTGCTTGCGGCGGAGAGCTAAATTGGCAAG GGAGCGTGCTCGACGTCGTAATTGCGAATTAGATCGGGGTGAGTTGTCTGTTGTGAGACTGTCCCCAGTAAAGGCCAGGCCTCGTGCAGTCAGTCTCATTAGATCGCCCCGACCACCACCGACGTTAGAACTGGACACTGTCCTGGAGGAGCGATCCGATCCGGAACAAACAACACTTTCACAA ATCGAGATAACACCAGACCGCGAAGTGGGTTCAATTCTGTTCAGCACGATAGGCGCTGTGGGTAGCGCCGCTGTGTCCGCAGCCACCTGCGCTCGGGACAGCTAG